In a genomic window of Streptomyces koelreuteriae:
- a CDS encoding M56 family metallopeptidase — protein sequence MGVFVFMPLVLPLTAWPVARLAEQHLHPRTATRLLTVMAAVLALCSTVCLGLVMVVGTAQLPGNPLPDGWSDPEVRAAVPYDEIVGKAAIPALCAVLVACGRTLWRHARVRSRAHRALAGLPDTEVAVLPDAVPYAYALPGATRVGAGRRAGGVLRGGLRRHRGDAPGAGVGSRRGAGAARGDASRPARGPRAGRVVVTTGMLDRLRSAERRALFAHERAHLAARHDRFLLTVQLAARANPFLRPLRTAVAYTAERWADEEAARAIGSRRTVARAIGTAALVSRGTPAPTLAGLAAPGPVPRRVAALLGPAPAVRTWPSVFTSVGLAAWGAAAGTAVSAMSSANSAVTMVLILHAATPL from the coding sequence ATGGGGGTCTTCGTCTTTATGCCACTGGTCCTGCCGCTCACGGCATGGCCGGTCGCCCGCCTCGCCGAACAACATCTGCACCCGCGCACCGCGACCCGGCTGCTGACCGTGATGGCCGCGGTGCTCGCGCTGTGCAGCACCGTGTGCCTGGGCCTGGTCATGGTGGTCGGCACCGCCCAGCTCCCCGGCAACCCGCTGCCCGACGGCTGGTCGGACCCCGAGGTCCGGGCGGCGGTGCCGTACGACGAGATCGTCGGCAAGGCCGCGATTCCCGCGCTGTGCGCGGTACTCGTCGCCTGCGGCCGCACCCTGTGGCGGCACGCCCGCGTACGCAGCCGGGCCCACCGCGCACTGGCCGGACTGCCGGACACGGAGGTGGCCGTCCTGCCGGACGCCGTGCCGTACGCGTACGCGCTGCCAGGCGCGACGCGGGTCGGCGCCGGGCGTCGGGCCGGTGGTGTCCTGCGCGGCGGCCTTCGCCGTCACCGCGGTGATGCTCCGGGTGCAGGCGTCGGCAGTCGCCGGGGCGCCGGTGCCGCTCGTGGTGATGCCAGTCGTCCTGCCCGTGGCCCGCGTGCGGGGCGTGTCGTGGTGACCACCGGCATGCTGGACCGGCTGCGGTCGGCCGAGCGCCGGGCCCTGTTCGCCCATGAGCGGGCCCACCTCGCCGCCCGGCACGACCGGTTCCTGCTCACCGTGCAGCTCGCCGCCCGGGCCAACCCGTTCCTGCGGCCCCTGCGCACGGCCGTGGCCTATACGGCCGAGCGCTGGGCCGACGAGGAAGCGGCCCGGGCGATCGGCAGCCGCCGCACCGTGGCCCGGGCCATCGGGACGGCCGCCCTCGTCTCCCGGGGCACCCCGGCCCCCACACTCGCAGGACTCGCCGCCCCCGGCCCGGTCCCACGCCGGGTGGCGGCCCTCCTCGGCCCCGCACCCGCCGTCCGCACCTGGCCCTCGGTCTTCACCTCGGTCGGCCTCGCGGCCTGGGGCGCGGCCGCGGGAACGGCGGTGTCGGCGATGTCGTCCGCGAACTCCGCCGTCACGATGGTGCTCATCCTGCACGCGGCGACGCCTTTGTGA
- a CDS encoding TerD family protein, which translates to MGVSLSKGGNVSLSKEAPGLTAVLVGLGWDVRTTTGTDYDLDASALLLEASGKVPSDQHFVFYNNLKSPDGSVEHTGDNLTGEGEGDDETVKVNLAAVPAEIDRIVFPVSIHDAENRGQSFGQVRNAFIRVVNQAGGQEIARYDLSEDASTETAMVFGELYRNGEEWKFRAVGQGYASGLAGIASDFGVSV; encoded by the coding sequence GTGGGAGTTTCCCTGTCCAAGGGCGGCAACGTCTCGCTCAGCAAGGAGGCGCCGGGCCTCACCGCCGTCCTGGTCGGCCTGGGCTGGGACGTCCGTACGACCACCGGCACGGACTACGACCTGGACGCCTCCGCCCTGCTCCTGGAGGCCTCCGGCAAGGTCCCCTCCGACCAGCACTTCGTCTTCTACAACAACCTGAAGAGCCCGGACGGCTCGGTCGAGCACACCGGCGACAACCTCACCGGCGAGGGCGAGGGCGACGACGAGACCGTGAAGGTGAACCTCGCCGCCGTGCCCGCCGAGATCGACAGGATCGTGTTCCCGGTGTCCATCCACGACGCCGAGAACCGCGGCCAGAGCTTCGGACAGGTCCGCAACGCGTTCATCCGGGTCGTCAACCAGGCCGGCGGCCAGGAGATCGCCCGCTACGACCTGTCCGAGGACGCCTCCACCGAGACGGCGATGGTCTTCGGCGAGCTCTACCGGAACGGCGAGGAGTGGAAGTTCCGCGCCGTGGGCCAGGGATACGCCTCCGGGCTGGCCGGTATCGCCTCCGACTTCGGCGTCAGTGTCTGA
- a CDS encoding BlaI/MecI/CopY family transcriptional regulator has protein sequence MTDPRQRPRRGQGELEALVLEALRAADGPATAGWVQERLGGDLAYTTVITILTRLLGKGAVTRERVGRSFVWTPASDQAGLAARKMRKVLDAESDREAVLASFLTGLGPDDERLLRDLLDQAHGEGED, from the coding sequence GTGACGGATCCCCGACAGCGACCCCGGCGGGGGCAGGGCGAGCTGGAGGCGCTGGTGCTGGAGGCGCTGCGGGCGGCGGACGGTCCGGCGACGGCCGGCTGGGTGCAGGAACGCCTCGGCGGTGACCTCGCGTACACGACGGTGATCACGATCCTGACCCGGCTGCTGGGCAAGGGCGCGGTCACCCGGGAGCGGGTCGGCCGGTCCTTCGTCTGGACCCCTGCCTCGGACCAGGCGGGCCTGGCCGCGCGGAAGATGCGCAAGGTGCTGGACGCCGAGAGCGACCGCGAGGCCGTGCTGGCCAGCTTCCTCACCGGCCTCGGCCCGGACGACGAACGGCTGCTGCGTGACCTGCTGGATCAGGCACATGGCGAAGGGGAAGACTGA
- a CDS encoding sporulation protein, with protein MVFKRLLGALGVGGPTVDTVLDPSPVLPGGTLTGQVQLVGGKADFDIEHITLELVARVEAEHEGGESEGVVAFDRFTVGGGFRLAEGEQRGVPFSVTLPWETPATQLHGQSLGVVLGVRTELSVAGAKDKGDLDQLVVAPLPVQEAVLEALGGLGFGFKSADLEYGRIGGTGQQLPFYQEIELVPSPRYAQQVNEIELTFLANPGGMEVVLEADKRGGFLSSGHDALTRVNVSHEGVEQQDWPTIVDGWIQQLVEHRASYGSPVGFGSPTAFAPAGHGHGHGDHHDGHRSGPGVGTAVAAGAAGLAVGVAGGMVASEVVDEVGDFFEGEEEEEG; from the coding sequence ATGGTGTTCAAACGACTGCTCGGCGCGCTCGGTGTGGGCGGCCCGACCGTCGACACGGTCCTCGACCCGTCTCCCGTCCTGCCCGGTGGCACGCTCACCGGGCAGGTTCAACTCGTGGGCGGCAAAGCCGACTTCGATATCGAGCACATCACCCTGGAGCTGGTGGCCCGGGTCGAGGCCGAGCACGAGGGCGGTGAGAGCGAGGGTGTCGTCGCCTTCGACCGTTTCACCGTCGGCGGCGGCTTCCGGCTCGCCGAGGGCGAGCAGCGCGGTGTGCCGTTCAGCGTGACCCTGCCGTGGGAGACGCCGGCCACCCAACTGCACGGGCAGAGCCTGGGCGTCGTCCTCGGCGTGCGCACCGAGCTGTCGGTGGCGGGGGCGAAGGACAAGGGCGATCTGGACCAACTGGTCGTCGCGCCGCTGCCGGTGCAGGAGGCCGTGCTCGAAGCCCTCGGCGGGCTCGGGTTCGGTTTCAAGTCGGCCGACCTCGAGTACGGGCGCATCGGCGGCACCGGCCAGCAGCTGCCGTTCTACCAGGAGATCGAGCTCGTCCCGTCGCCCCGGTACGCCCAGCAGGTCAACGAGATCGAGCTGACGTTCCTGGCGAATCCGGGCGGCATGGAGGTCGTCCTGGAGGCGGACAAGCGCGGCGGCTTCCTGTCCTCCGGCCACGACGCGCTCACCCGCGTCAACGTCTCCCACGAGGGCGTCGAGCAGCAAGACTGGCCCACGATCGTCGACGGCTGGATCCAGCAACTCGTCGAGCACCGGGCGTCGTACGGCTCCCCGGTGGGCTTCGGCTCCCCCACCGCGTTCGCCCCCGCCGGCCACGGTCACGGTCACGGGGATCATCACGACGGCCACCGCTCAGGCCCCGGCGTGGGAACGGCCGTCGCCGCGGGCGCGGCCGGACTCGCCGTCGGCGTCGCCGGCGGCATGGTCGCCAGCGAAGTCGTCGACGAGGTCGGGGACTTCTTCGAGGGCGAGGAGGAAGAGGAGGGCTGA